From a single Nostoc edaphicum CCNP1411 genomic region:
- a CDS encoding site-2 protease family protein: protein MQGFRLGSIFGFEIRIDLSWLLIVFLILWTLSAGLFPANYPGLSNATYFGMGLVATFLFFASLLAHELSHSLVARTKGIPVEGITLFIFGGVSRTRMDAEHPDDEFQIAIIGPFTSLVLAAFFGLIAYIGTNAGWSVVVTGVASYLGTINLILAIFNMLPGFPLDGGRVFRSLIWKYTGNQKKATKIASTSGKWLAYLLIALGFWELFGSALLSGLWLILIGWFLYNAAEAGYEELLIRTSLEGVKAQEIMTPHPETVNADLTLQDLVDKYFLSRRYQSFPVTEDSHPIGIITLNQVKDIPREEWIYRTVRDAMIPTDTGVTARPEEQMSQVLEKMQESGVRRVLVTQNGSLKGIITANDVAHWLRRQRDLGNQMG, encoded by the coding sequence ATGCAGGGTTTTCGCTTAGGTTCCATTTTCGGGTTTGAAATCCGAATAGACTTGTCTTGGCTATTAATTGTCTTCCTCATCCTGTGGACATTAAGTGCAGGTCTATTTCCAGCCAACTATCCGGGACTTTCCAATGCAACTTATTTTGGTATGGGCCTAGTAGCAACATTTCTCTTCTTTGCCTCGCTACTGGCTCATGAGCTTTCTCATTCCTTGGTGGCTAGGACAAAAGGAATTCCCGTCGAAGGCATCACCCTCTTTATCTTTGGTGGGGTGTCGCGCACTCGTATGGATGCCGAACATCCTGATGATGAGTTTCAGATTGCGATCATTGGGCCCTTTACCAGTTTAGTACTGGCTGCTTTCTTCGGTTTAATTGCGTATATCGGTACAAATGCTGGATGGAGTGTAGTAGTTACGGGTGTCGCATCTTACCTCGGAACAATTAACCTCATTTTAGCCATATTCAATATGCTGCCTGGGTTTCCTCTAGATGGCGGTCGTGTTTTTCGCTCGCTAATCTGGAAGTATACTGGCAATCAGAAAAAGGCTACCAAAATTGCCTCGACGAGCGGTAAATGGTTAGCTTATTTGCTTATTGCCCTTGGTTTCTGGGAGTTGTTCGGTTCAGCCTTGTTGAGTGGACTCTGGTTAATCCTGATTGGTTGGTTCTTATATAATGCCGCAGAAGCTGGTTACGAGGAGCTTTTGATCCGCACAAGCCTGGAAGGAGTAAAGGCACAGGAAATCATGACTCCCCATCCAGAAACGGTAAATGCTGACCTGACGCTGCAAGATTTAGTGGATAAATATTTCCTCAGTCGTCGCTACCAGTCTTTCCCAGTAACGGAAGATAGTCATCCTATAGGGATTATTACCTTAAATCAGGTCAAGGATATCCCGCGCGAAGAATGGATTTATCGTACTGTTAGAGATGCCATGATTCCCACAGACACAGGAGTTACTGCTCGTCCGGAAGAGCAGATGTCGCAGGTATTGGAAAAAATGCAAGAATCGGGAGTTCGTCGGGTACTGGTGACTCAGAATGGTTCACTCAAAGGCATTATTACCGCTAACGATGTCGCACATTGGTTACGGCGACAGCGAGACTTAGGCAACCAGATGGGATAA
- a CDS encoding GAF domain-containing protein, with translation MENSSTTQPIEPNSEQQESHSDVTTASLCQNEQQKALSGVIAHIRESLDIETIFKITVTEVRQLLKSDRVGVFRFDPDLAWEGEFIYEDVATEWDSALAAKLRDHCFSEKFAELYQQGRIRAIADIYQVNASDCYIQILERFQVRANITAPLMKGKDLWGLLCIHQCSSPRQWEASEIEFVQLIAEHLGVALQQADYLEQVKLQSAQLAQAKAREKAAQWQKTIAITIEKIRQFLDLESIFHTSTAELRQLLNADRVAIYRFNPDWSGEFVFESVAEGWISLIDEQLQRPELSENVSECSAKDLANPPVADTYLQDTKGGSFSRCEVYRVCNDIYNSGFSDCYIKILEIYQARAYVIIAIYHGQKLWGLLAVYQNARTRDWQKDEVYLLTQVGTQLGVALQQAEFIQQMQIQAAEISKAAERQRALANTVEKIRQSLEIEAIFKTTTQEVRRLLEVERVAIYRFYPDWSGEFVADSIVDGWTPIVKPQPVTEGVLVQKKQAGKYARNEIFVPISQGEKLWGLLVAYQNSQPRYWQDEEINLLAQVGVQLGVALQQAESLKQMQVQAQKLAKAAERERKAAEREKALAATVEKIRQSLDIDTIFATSTEEVRRLLEVDRVTIYRFRADWSGEFVAESLVQGWTPVKTIVPAMSTTGYAYVDDYLQKNQVGDFANGKTLVIKDIYSTDDSIPYIALIELMEARAYMIVPIFQGEKLWGLLAAYQNIKPRDWQEDEVDLLMQIGTQLGVGLQQAELLEQTQRQKEELTQTLKELQHTQSQLIQSEKMAGLGQLVAGVAHEINNPISFIYGNITYVTEHAENLLKLLRLYQKQYPKTTGEVQKQVAALDLDFISDDLPKILISMKMGADRISKLVLSLRSFSRLDETGMKPVDIHEGIDSTLLILQHRLQPETNAFAIEVIKEYGELPPVVCYAAQMNQVFMNILNNAIDALENLATSGKIIDNPKIWIRTGVIEGNTILIWIADNGCGIPEMVRSRIFEPFFTTKQPGQGTGLGLSISYQIIVEKHGGNIKCVSEPGNGCEFWIEVPMKRTVS, from the coding sequence ATGGAAAACTCCTCTACTACTCAACCCATAGAACCAAATTCAGAACAGCAAGAGTCTCATTCAGATGTGACAACAGCCTCCCTGTGTCAGAATGAGCAACAAAAAGCCTTGTCTGGAGTGATTGCCCACATTCGCGAGTCTCTAGACATAGAAACTATCTTCAAAATTACAGTCACTGAAGTCCGCCAACTTTTAAAAAGCGATCGGGTTGGCGTGTTTCGTTTTGATCCTGATTTGGCATGGGAAGGGGAATTTATCTATGAAGATGTGGCAACCGAATGGGATTCGGCACTAGCAGCCAAACTACGCGACCACTGCTTTAGTGAAAAATTTGCAGAACTATATCAGCAAGGTCGGATTAGAGCAATAGCTGATATTTATCAAGTTAATGCTAGTGATTGCTACATCCAGATTCTAGAAAGATTTCAGGTACGTGCCAATATAACTGCCCCTTTGATGAAAGGTAAAGATTTATGGGGATTGCTGTGTATTCATCAGTGTAGTAGTCCTCGGCAATGGGAAGCATCAGAAATTGAGTTTGTGCAACTCATTGCTGAACATCTAGGAGTTGCTTTGCAGCAAGCAGATTACTTAGAACAAGTAAAACTGCAATCAGCACAACTAGCACAAGCAAAAGCTAGAGAAAAAGCAGCCCAATGGCAAAAAACCATAGCCATAACCATTGAGAAAATTCGTCAATTCCTAGACTTGGAAAGCATTTTCCACACAAGCACCGCAGAACTTAGGCAACTGCTAAATGCTGACCGTGTGGCTATTTATCGCTTCAATCCCGATTGGAGTGGTGAATTCGTGTTTGAATCAGTGGCAGAGGGTTGGATCTCCCTGATCGATGAACAATTGCAGCGACCGGAATTGAGTGAAAATGTCAGTGAATGCAGCGCCAAAGATTTAGCTAACCCCCCAGTCGCCGATACCTACTTACAAGATACAAAGGGTGGTAGCTTTAGTCGGTGTGAAGTGTATCGTGTTTGTAATGATATTTACAATTCCGGCTTTAGTGACTGCTACATTAAAATATTAGAAATTTATCAAGCAAGAGCTTATGTGATCATTGCCATTTACCACGGTCAGAAGCTCTGGGGCTTGCTAGCAGTATACCAGAACGCCAGAACCCGTGATTGGCAAAAAGATGAGGTTTACTTGCTTACCCAAGTGGGTACACAACTAGGTGTGGCTTTGCAACAAGCGGAATTTATCCAACAAATGCAAATCCAAGCAGCAGAGATTAGTAAAGCTGCTGAAAGGCAAAGGGCATTGGCGAACACCGTAGAAAAAATTCGTCAGTCACTTGAAATTGAAGCCATCTTTAAAACCACAACTCAAGAAGTTCGTCGGTTATTAGAAGTGGAACGAGTCGCAATTTACCGCTTCTATCCTGATTGGAGTGGCGAATTTGTCGCCGATTCCATTGTTGATGGTTGGACACCAATAGTTAAACCGCAACCTGTAACAGAAGGCGTTCTTGTGCAAAAAAAGCAAGCGGGTAAGTATGCACGGAATGAAATTTTTGTACCAATTTCTCAGGGCGAAAAATTGTGGGGATTGCTAGTAGCTTATCAAAACTCCCAACCTCGTTATTGGCAAGATGAGGAAATCAACTTGCTAGCACAAGTTGGCGTCCAATTGGGGGTAGCATTACAGCAAGCCGAGTCATTGAAACAGATGCAGGTGCAAGCCCAAAAACTCGCTAAAGCCGCCGAACGAGAACGCAAAGCCGCCGAAAGGGAGAAGGCCTTAGCCGCAACTGTGGAGAAAATTCGCCAGTCTCTTGATATTGACACCATCTTTGCTACCAGTACAGAAGAAGTTCGGCGGTTATTGGAAGTTGATCGAGTGACAATCTATCGATTCCGGGCTGATTGGAGTGGCGAATTCGTAGCTGAGTCTTTAGTTCAAGGTTGGACACCAGTAAAGACAATTGTACCTGCGATGTCTACGACGGGCTACGCCTACGTAGATGATTACTTGCAAAAAAACCAAGTAGGAGACTTTGCTAATGGTAAAACTCTTGTCATTAAGGATATTTACAGCACCGATGATTCTATTCCTTATATTGCCTTGATTGAGCTAATGGAGGCTAGGGCATATATGATTGTGCCGATTTTTCAAGGTGAGAAACTCTGGGGATTATTAGCAGCTTATCAAAATATCAAACCCCGTGATTGGCAAGAAGATGAGGTAGATTTGCTGATGCAGATTGGTACTCAGTTAGGGGTAGGGCTTCAGCAGGCGGAATTACTCGAACAAACTCAACGTCAGAAAGAAGAACTCACCCAGACTCTTAAAGAATTACAGCACACTCAGAGCCAGTTAATTCAAAGTGAGAAAATGGCAGGCTTAGGGCAGTTAGTTGCTGGTGTAGCCCATGAAATTAACAACCCAATTAGTTTTATTTATGGCAACATCACTTACGTTACTGAACATGCCGAAAATTTATTGAAATTACTGCGCCTCTATCAGAAACAGTATCCTAAGACAACAGGAGAAGTGCAAAAGCAAGTAGCAGCACTTGATTTAGATTTCATTAGTGATGACTTGCCCAAAATTCTCATTTCAATGAAAATGGGGGCAGATCGGATCTCTAAATTAGTTTTGTCGTTGCGAAGTTTTTCTCGACTTGATGAAACAGGAATGAAGCCTGTAGATATTCATGAAGGCATCGACAGTACTTTGCTAATTTTACAACATCGGCTGCAACCAGAGACTAATGCTTTTGCTATTGAGGTAATTAAAGAATATGGGGAATTGCCTCCAGTAGTCTGCTATGCAGCCCAGATGAATCAAGTATTTATGAATATTCTCAACAATGCGATCGATGCACTGGAAAACTTAGCAACTAGTGGAAAAATAATTGACAATCCTAAAATTTGGATTCGGACAGGAGTCATAGAAGGGAATACGATTCTGATTTGGATTGCCGATAATGGTTGTGGGATTCCAGAGATGGTGCGATCGCGCATTTTTGAACCTTTCTTTACCACCAAGCAACCTGGACAAGGTACTGGTTTGGGTTTATCTATTAGCTACCAAATTATTGTTGAAAAACACGGTGGTAATATCAAGTGTGTTTCTGAACCTGGTAACGGCTGTGAGTTCTGGATAGAAGTTCCGATGAAACGGACAGTTAGTTAA
- a CDS encoding APC family permease: protein MSRPKDYSLLEQTTSTEVGVPKPSLTLSDAVALIVGIVIGAGIFQTPALVASQAGSDLAVMFLWLMGGVVSLVGALCYAELATVYPDVGGVYYYLKRAFGRGVAFLFAWARMTVIQTGSIALLAFVFGDYVSQIWRLGTFSSSIYAAIAIALLTALNIVGLQQGKWTQNLLSAAKVLGLLLVVILGLTAIPNSAPPVEPASSGTWGLAMVFVLLSYGGWNEAAYISAEIQNGRRNILRSLMWSIGIITAIYLLINLAYLRGLGLANMSQSEAVAADLMRSIWGAPGALFISVLIAIATLGATNATIFTGARTNYALGQDFALFGFMGRWQQRPSSPTYALFLQAAIALALVFLGTLTRKGFETMVDYTAPIFWFFFLLSGISLMVLRIREPHIVRPFRVPFYPFTPLLFCAVCGYLLYSSLAYTGVGAVAGVLVVAAGIPVLFWNNYRQRRT, encoded by the coding sequence GTGAGTAGACCTAAAGACTACAGTTTGCTTGAGCAGACAACATCAACTGAAGTAGGAGTACCTAAGCCATCCCTAACATTATCAGACGCAGTAGCTCTGATTGTGGGTATTGTTATCGGGGCAGGGATTTTTCAAACTCCGGCTCTAGTGGCAAGTCAAGCAGGCAGTGATCTTGCTGTAATGTTTCTTTGGCTAATGGGTGGTGTGGTATCTCTGGTAGGAGCCTTGTGCTATGCAGAGTTAGCGACTGTCTATCCCGACGTCGGCGGTGTCTACTACTATTTGAAACGTGCATTCGGGCGGGGAGTCGCCTTTTTATTTGCCTGGGCGCGGATGACAGTGATTCAAACTGGTTCCATTGCTCTTTTGGCATTTGTTTTTGGCGATTATGTTTCTCAAATATGGCGGCTAGGAACGTTTTCGTCTTCTATTTATGCAGCTATAGCGATCGCACTTTTAACTGCTTTGAATATTGTCGGTTTACAGCAGGGTAAATGGACGCAAAACTTGCTAAGTGCTGCCAAAGTTCTAGGTTTGTTGCTGGTAGTAATTCTTGGGCTTACGGCCATTCCTAATTCTGCCCCCCCTGTGGAACCTGCATCATCAGGAACCTGGGGACTGGCGATGGTGTTTGTGTTGCTATCTTACGGCGGCTGGAATGAAGCGGCTTACATCTCCGCAGAAATTCAAAATGGGCGACGTAATATTCTGCGATCGCTAATGTGGAGTATTGGCATTATTACCGCCATTTACTTGCTAATCAATCTGGCTTACTTGCGAGGACTGGGATTAGCAAATATGTCACAGTCAGAAGCAGTAGCCGCAGATTTAATGCGCTCTATTTGGGGCGCACCGGGAGCCTTGTTCATTAGTGTATTGATTGCGATCGCTACTTTGGGAGCAACCAACGCTACAATATTTACTGGAGCGCGTACTAACTACGCACTGGGACAGGATTTTGCCCTATTTGGTTTTATGGGACGCTGGCAACAACGTCCTAGCAGTCCTACCTATGCCTTATTTTTGCAAGCAGCGATCGCCTTAGCACTGGTTTTTTTAGGCACGCTCACCCGCAAAGGCTTTGAAACAATGGTGGATTACACCGCCCCCATATTTTGGTTCTTCTTCTTACTTTCCGGCATATCACTGATGGTATTGCGAATCCGCGAACCCCACATAGTGCGACCATTCCGTGTGCCATTTTATCCTTTCACACCATTACTCTTTTGCGCCGTCTGTGGTTACTTGCTCTACTCCAGCTTGGCCTATACAGGTGTGGGAGCAGTTGCTGGTGTTTTAGTTGTCGCAGCAGGTATCCCCGTGTTGTTCTGGAATAACTACCGTCAACGTAGGACTTAA
- the petN gene encoding cytochrome b6-f complex subunit PetN, producing MEILTLGWVSLLVVFTWSIAMVVWGRNGL from the coding sequence ATGGAGATTTTGACACTAGGTTGGGTATCACTGTTAGTTGTGTTTACTTGGTCAATTGCAATGGTAGTGTGGGGACGTAACGGACTGTAG
- a CDS encoding glycoside hydrolase 100 family protein yields the protein MTSAIEKNSQLEAEAWELLEESIIYYQGKPIGTVAAHDPESDALNYDQCFLRDFVPSALVFLMYGKAEIVRNFLVETLKLQSHEKQIDCFEPGAGLMPASFKVHSKGNEEFLVADFGELAIARVSPIDSCMWWVLLLRAYEKATGDLTLARQPDFQAGIKLILDLCLVHRFSMFPTMLVPDGAFMIDRRMGVYEHPLEIQVLFYASLRAATELLLPDGDGDSYLGKVNRRLGSLKYHIRNYYWLDLKRLGEIYRYKDNEFGKEIVNKFNINSESIPSWLTEWLPETGGYLAGNLGPGRIDFRFFALGNLMAILASLASEKESQSIMNLFAQRWQDLIGYMPVKICFPALEGLEWRIVTGCDSKNRAWSYHNGGNWPVLLWLFTAAALKADRTELAQAAIAIAEKRLFKDKFPEYYDGHNARLIGKEARIYQTWSIAGLLAAKKLLENPDHLELISFAEGLEVPGCSV from the coding sequence ATGACTAGCGCGATCGAAAAGAACAGTCAACTGGAAGCAGAAGCCTGGGAATTGTTGGAAGAGTCGATAATTTATTACCAGGGAAAACCCATTGGGACTGTAGCCGCCCACGATCCGGAGTCAGATGCACTCAATTATGACCAGTGCTTCCTCCGCGATTTTGTCCCTTCTGCCTTAGTGTTTCTGATGTACGGCAAAGCAGAAATTGTGCGTAACTTCTTAGTAGAAACACTGAAATTACAAAGTCATGAAAAGCAGATAGACTGCTTTGAACCAGGAGCGGGATTAATGCCTGCAAGTTTCAAAGTACATTCCAAGGGGAATGAGGAATTTTTGGTCGCTGATTTTGGTGAACTGGCGATCGCTCGTGTTTCCCCAATTGATTCTTGTATGTGGTGGGTTCTCCTGCTACGGGCTTATGAAAAAGCTACAGGCGATTTAACCCTAGCGCGTCAGCCAGATTTTCAAGCAGGAATCAAGTTAATTTTGGATCTTTGCCTGGTACATCGCTTTTCCATGTTCCCAACAATGTTAGTTCCCGATGGCGCGTTTATGATTGACCGTCGCATGGGAGTCTACGAACATCCTCTAGAAATTCAGGTGTTATTCTATGCGTCTCTCAGGGCTGCTACTGAATTGCTTTTACCAGATGGGGATGGCGATAGCTACCTCGGCAAAGTCAATAGGCGATTGGGATCTTTGAAATATCATATCCGCAACTATTACTGGCTAGACCTGAAGCGATTGGGTGAAATTTATCGTTACAAAGATAACGAATTTGGTAAAGAAATTGTTAATAAATTCAACATCAACTCAGAATCAATTCCTAGTTGGTTGACCGAGTGGTTGCCCGAAACTGGAGGATATTTAGCGGGAAATCTGGGGCCGGGACGGATAGATTTTCGCTTTTTTGCTCTGGGAAATCTGATGGCAATCTTAGCTTCCTTAGCAAGCGAAAAAGAATCTCAAAGCATTATGAACTTATTTGCCCAACGTTGGCAAGACTTGATCGGCTATATGCCTGTTAAAATCTGCTTTCCAGCTTTAGAAGGTTTAGAGTGGAGAATTGTGACAGGATGTGATTCTAAGAACAGGGCTTGGTCTTATCACAATGGCGGTAACTGGCCCGTTTTGCTGTGGTTATTTACGGCTGCGGCACTGAAAGCAGATCGAACAGAACTTGCCCAAGCAGCGATCGCCATTGCCGAAAAACGTTTATTTAAGGATAAATTCCCGGAATACTACGATGGACACAATGCTCGTTTGATTGGCAAAGAAGCCAGAATTTATCAAACTTGGAGCATTGCTGGATTGTTAGCAGCCAAAAAGTTGCTGGAAAATCCAGATCACTTGGAATTAATCAGCTTTGCAGAGGGTCTTGAAGTCCCAGGCTGTAGTGTGTAG
- a CDS encoding 3'-5' exonuclease codes for MKSQISHYYLIVDLEATCCNSKTIPRHEMEIIEIGAVMLNRTTWVIDSEFQQFIQPVRHPQLTSFCTELTSIRQQDVDEAPKFLEVISRFKEWIDLFPNYIFCSWGSYDKKQFIQDCAFHNFPYPFTSEHINIKEEFSEYLGVSKKFGMAEALNKLGIELKGKHHRGIDDAHNIASIYRQIKTKKLS; via the coding sequence ATGAAATCTCAAATATCCCACTACTATCTAATAGTCGATTTGGAGGCTACGTGCTGTAACAGTAAGACTATTCCTCGTCACGAAATGGAAATCATCGAAATCGGTGCAGTGATGCTCAATCGAACAACGTGGGTAATTGATTCAGAGTTTCAGCAATTCATCCAACCTGTGAGACATCCACAACTGACAAGTTTTTGCACCGAATTGACTAGCATTCGGCAGCAAGATGTTGACGAAGCACCCAAATTTTTAGAGGTAATTTCTCGATTCAAAGAATGGATTGATTTATTTCCAAATTATATTTTTTGTTCTTGGGGCAGTTACGACAAAAAGCAATTTATTCAAGATTGCGCGTTTCATAATTTCCCTTATCCTTTTACTTCAGAGCACATAAATATCAAAGAGGAATTTTCAGAATATCTTGGCGTATCCAAAAAATTTGGTATGGCAGAGGCTCTCAATAAGCTAGGAATAGAATTGAAAGGCAAACATCATCGTGGAATTGATGATGCCCATAACATTGCATCTATCTACAGACAGATTAAAACTAAAAAATTAAGCTGA
- a CDS encoding TspO/MBR family protein has translation MKARWIITAVSAALFFGGSLLTSLRDPWFQNLQRPDWLTFEFLIPFIWTFIWICLTISAIIVWERSSKQPRPWLLMGLYAAIALLTSVYSPIVVELRSLTGGMIVGGLATLLVYILAFLVKPISQKASWLFLPYALWGPFGTYLTWLLIQLNQGTGR, from the coding sequence GTGAAAGCTAGATGGATTATCACAGCAGTTTCGGCAGCACTATTTTTCGGCGGTAGCCTGCTCACATCATTGCGTGACCCTTGGTTTCAGAACTTGCAGCGTCCCGACTGGTTAACCTTTGAATTCCTCATCCCATTTATCTGGACATTCATTTGGATCTGTCTGACAATTTCAGCAATTATTGTCTGGGAGAGAAGCTCAAAACAGCCTCGTCCTTGGCTGTTGATGGGTTTGTACGCAGCGATCGCTCTTTTGACCTCCGTTTACAGTCCCATTGTGGTAGAACTTCGCAGCCTAACAGGTGGAATGATTGTCGGTGGCTTGGCAACACTTCTCGTCTATATTTTGGCATTTTTGGTTAAGCCAATTTCCCAAAAAGCCTCGTGGCTGTTCCTACCTTATGCTCTCTGGGGCCCTTTCGGTACTTATCTCACTTGGCTATTAATTCAACTTAATCAGGGCACAGGCAGATAA
- a CDS encoding phage holin family protein, which produces MDTFIKAIYGVVYGISNAILLSILSFFRFRLIILTLGLFLFILNTIIFALTAYVVEHFRLRWCFWSALNASTALTVINSILLSILPRIT; this is translated from the coding sequence ATTGATACTTTTATTAAAGCGATATATGGTGTTGTTTACGGAATTTCAAATGCAATTCTGCTCTCAATACTCAGTTTTTTTAGATTTCGCTTGATTATCCTGACTCTGGGCTTATTCTTGTTTATTTTAAATACAATTATTTTTGCATTGACAGCTTATGTAGTAGAGCATTTTCGCTTAAGATGGTGCTTTTGGAGTGCTTTAAATGCCTCCACTGCGTTGACCGTGATTAATTCTATTCTCTTGAGTATTTTGCCTCGAATTACCTGA
- a CDS encoding SAM-dependent methyltransferase: MNFKKILFLLATGVSVTSLGIAGCTPQQQDLEAGTQPSTLTGQTETETPSATTPTTQPQERPGDVPYVPTPQPVVDAMLKVAKVGKNDVLYDLGSGDGRIVNTAAQKFGTRGVGIDINPERIQEANDNAQKAGVTDRVKFVQQDLFTTDFSEATVVTLYLLPEVNVKLRPKLLSDLKPGTRIVSHAFDMGDWKPEQTLNVDGKTIYYWVVPEQVPANLR; the protein is encoded by the coding sequence ATGAACTTCAAAAAAATTCTGTTTTTACTGGCTACAGGTGTTAGTGTTACCAGCTTGGGAATTGCTGGGTGTACACCGCAACAGCAAGATTTGGAAGCCGGGACGCAACCTTCTACTTTAACCGGTCAGACCGAAACCGAAACACCATCTGCAACAACTCCCACAACTCAACCACAAGAACGCCCCGGTGATGTTCCCTATGTACCTACACCACAGCCAGTTGTAGATGCAATGTTGAAAGTGGCAAAAGTGGGTAAGAATGATGTGCTTTACGACCTTGGTAGCGGTGATGGGAGAATTGTCAATACTGCGGCACAAAAGTTTGGTACGCGCGGTGTCGGCATAGATATTAACCCCGAACGCATCCAAGAAGCTAATGATAATGCCCAGAAAGCAGGAGTCACCGATCGCGTCAAGTTTGTCCAACAAGACTTGTTCACCACTGACTTTAGTGAAGCAACAGTAGTTACACTTTACTTACTGCCAGAGGTAAACGTCAAACTCCGTCCCAAGCTATTGAGTGACCTCAAACCTGGGACTCGCATTGTCTCCCACGCTTTTGATATGGGTGATTGGAAACCAGAGCAGACTCTAAATGTAGATGGAAAAACTATTTACTATTGGGTAGTTCCTGAACAAGTACCAGCGAATTTACGCTAG
- a CDS encoding superoxide dismutase — protein sequence MIKFWRKTIVFFFTTILLAILLISHEPVPIAEAQSSTPIPTPARSFPPVAYPNRALSASPAQLPPLPYAYGALGKAIDAETMKLHHDAHHASYVKNLNDALKQYPDLQKRSVEALLVNLNSVPEDIRTKVRNNAGGHLNHTIFWQLMSPEGGGQPSGAIAQEINKTFGSFDAFKKQFNAAGAARFGSGWVWLVRNPQNQLQIVTTANQDNPIMEGSYPIMGNDLWEHAYYLKYRNRRAEYLNNWWNVVNWPQINRRYLSFSTERSVN from the coding sequence ATGATAAAGTTTTGGCGAAAAACAATAGTTTTTTTCTTCACAACAATTTTGCTGGCAATTCTGCTGATTTCTCATGAACCAGTACCAATAGCTGAGGCACAATCTTCTACACCAATACCAACGCCTGCTAGATCATTTCCCCCTGTAGCCTATCCTAATAGGGCACTAAGTGCTTCTCCTGCACAGCTACCACCATTGCCTTATGCTTATGGGGCATTAGGAAAAGCTATTGATGCTGAAACGATGAAATTGCATCATGATGCACACCATGCTAGCTACGTCAAGAACTTAAATGATGCATTGAAGCAATATCCAGATTTGCAAAAAAGAAGTGTTGAAGCTTTACTGGTGAATTTGAACAGCGTACCTGAAGATATTCGGACAAAGGTACGTAATAACGCTGGTGGGCATCTCAACCACACAATTTTTTGGCAACTGATGAGTCCTGAAGGTGGTGGACAACCATCGGGAGCGATCGCTCAAGAAATTAACAAAACTTTTGGCAGCTTTGATGCCTTTAAAAAACAGTTTAATGCAGCGGGTGCAGCTCGTTTCGGTAGTGGTTGGGTTTGGCTAGTACGTAATCCCCAAAATCAACTCCAGATTGTCACCACAGCAAATCAGGATAACCCAATTATGGAGGGTTCATATCCGATTATGGGTAATGATCTGTGGGAACATGCTTATTACCTAAAATATCGCAACCGTCGGGCTGAGTATTTGAATAATTGGTGGAATGTGGTGAATTGGCCGCAGATTAACAGGCGATACCTTTCCTTTTCTACGGAACGCTCTGTGAACTGA
- a CDS encoding SDR family oxidoreductase has protein sequence MIGLKGKNALITGATSGIGQAIAIKLAQEGCNIAINYRKSPEAAVDTEEMALQKACGNIENCGVKSLLVQGDVSQESDIVEMVNTVVKEFGSLDILVNNAGIQTESPSHEVTTADFDRVIAVNLRGAYLCARETIKHLLSLNRSGVIINISSVHEIIPRPMYISYSISKGGMENLTKTLALEYANRGIRVNSIAPGATITPINQDWIDDLEKKAIVESHIPMGRAGTSEEMAAAVAFLASDEAAYITGQTLFVDGGLTLYADFRETWSA, from the coding sequence ATGATAGGGTTAAAAGGGAAGAATGCTTTAATTACAGGTGCAACTTCAGGAATCGGTCAGGCGATCGCTATCAAACTCGCTCAAGAAGGGTGCAACATCGCTATCAATTACCGCAAAAGCCCTGAAGCTGCGGTAGACACAGAAGAGATGGCATTGCAAAAAGCCTGCGGAAATATCGAAAATTGTGGTGTTAAATCACTGCTGGTTCAAGGAGATGTCTCCCAAGAATCAGACATTGTTGAGATGGTCAACACCGTAGTAAAGGAATTTGGCAGTCTAGATATTCTAGTTAACAATGCTGGCATTCAAACAGAAAGTCCATCCCACGAAGTTACCACAGCAGACTTTGACCGGGTAATTGCAGTTAATCTCCGGGGTGCTTATCTCTGCGCCCGTGAAACTATTAAACACCTCCTGTCTCTGAATCGTTCGGGAGTGATTATTAATATTTCCAGCGTTCATGAAATTATTCCGCGACCGATGTACATTAGCTATTCCATTAGCAAAGGCGGGATGGAAAACCTGACCAAAACCTTAGCATTGGAATATGCTAACCGAGGTATTCGTGTCAACTCCATTGCCCCCGGAGCAACAATCACTCCAATAAATCAAGACTGGATAGATGACCTCGAAAAAAAGGCGATCGTGGAAAGTCACATTCCAATGGGGCGTGCTGGCACCTCAGAGGAGATGGCAGCCGCAGTAGCTTTTTTAGCTTCGGATGAAGCCGCCTACATCACCGGACAAACGCTATTTGTAGATGGTGGATTGACTCTGTACGCCGACTTCCGGGAAACCTGGTCAGCTTGA